The Methylacidimicrobium sp. B4 genome contains a region encoding:
- the katG gene encoding catalase/peroxidase HPI, with the protein MMNETSCPFHHTAAAGGVKTSEDWWPNRIHLKVLRQNSPLSNPMGPDFDYAKEFRSLDLDAVKRELHALMTDSQEWWPADFGHYGPLFIRMAWHSAGTYRVGDGRGGAGSGQQRFAPLNSWPDNVLLDKARRLLWPIKQKHGRKISWADLIILAGNVALESMGLKTFGFGGGRVDSWEPDESIYWGSEGKWLEDKRYSGKRDLERPLAAVQMGLIYVNPEGPNGNPDPVAAAVDIRETFARMAMNDEETVALIAGGHTFGKAHGAGPASFVGPEPEAAGIAEQGLGWRSTFRSGKGGDAIGSGLEVVWSRTPTRWSNDFFRFLFEYEWELIKSPAGAWQWVAKDAPEIVPDPFDSGKKRRPTMLTTDLSLRFDPAYEKISRSYYEHPDLFADAFARAWFKLVHRDMGPRARYLGPEVPKEDLLWQDPIPAVDHPLIEADDVAALKAKVLASGLTVPELVSTAWGSASTFRGSDKRGGANGARIRLSPQKDWPANEPSQLARVLARLEGIREEFNARADGGKRVSMADLIVLAGCAGVEQAARNGGRSVTVPFVPGRTDASAEQTDVESFAVLEPWADGFRNFRKEECSVPAEALLVDKAQLLMLSAPEMTVLVGGMRAMDANVGRSRHGVFTDRPGALSNDFFVHLLDMGTEWKAVDEREELFEGRDRKTGALRWTATRVDLIFGSNSELRALAEVYGSADAQGKFVEDFIAAWNKVMNLDRFDLARA; encoded by the coding sequence ATGATGAACGAAACGAGCTGTCCATTTCACCACACCGCCGCTGCAGGCGGGGTCAAGACGAGCGAGGACTGGTGGCCCAACCGAATCCATCTCAAGGTCCTTCGTCAGAACTCGCCGCTCTCGAACCCGATGGGTCCCGACTTCGATTACGCGAAGGAATTCCGCAGCCTCGACCTCGATGCGGTGAAGCGGGAGCTGCATGCGCTGATGACCGACTCGCAGGAGTGGTGGCCGGCCGACTTCGGCCATTACGGCCCGCTCTTCATCCGGATGGCCTGGCATAGCGCGGGCACCTATCGCGTGGGCGATGGCCGGGGAGGAGCCGGGAGCGGGCAGCAGCGCTTTGCCCCGCTCAACAGCTGGCCCGACAACGTGCTCCTCGACAAGGCGCGCCGGCTCCTCTGGCCAATCAAGCAGAAGCATGGGCGCAAGATCTCCTGGGCCGACCTGATCATCCTCGCCGGCAACGTGGCGCTCGAGTCGATGGGCCTCAAGACCTTCGGCTTTGGCGGCGGGCGGGTCGATTCCTGGGAGCCCGACGAGTCGATCTACTGGGGGTCGGAAGGCAAGTGGCTCGAGGACAAGCGCTACTCGGGCAAGCGCGACCTCGAGCGGCCTCTGGCTGCGGTGCAGATGGGCCTCATCTACGTCAATCCGGAAGGCCCCAATGGCAATCCGGACCCCGTGGCGGCGGCGGTCGACATCCGCGAGACCTTCGCCCGGATGGCGATGAACGACGAGGAGACGGTAGCCTTGATCGCCGGCGGCCACACCTTCGGCAAGGCGCACGGAGCCGGTCCCGCTTCGTTCGTGGGCCCCGAGCCAGAGGCGGCGGGCATCGCCGAGCAGGGCCTCGGCTGGCGCAGCACCTTCCGCAGCGGCAAGGGAGGCGATGCGATCGGCAGCGGCTTGGAAGTCGTCTGGAGCAGGACGCCGACGCGGTGGAGCAACGATTTCTTCCGGTTTCTCTTCGAGTACGAGTGGGAGCTGATCAAGAGCCCTGCGGGCGCCTGGCAGTGGGTGGCCAAGGATGCCCCCGAGATCGTGCCCGATCCGTTCGACTCCGGCAAAAAGCGCCGCCCGACCATGCTGACCACCGATCTCTCGCTCCGCTTCGACCCGGCCTACGAGAAGATCTCACGCAGCTACTACGAGCATCCGGATCTCTTTGCCGACGCCTTCGCCCGCGCCTGGTTCAAGCTCGTCCACCGGGACATGGGCCCGCGCGCCCGTTACCTCGGCCCCGAGGTTCCGAAGGAGGATCTTCTCTGGCAGGACCCGATCCCCGCCGTCGATCATCCCCTCATCGAAGCGGATGATGTCGCGGCGCTCAAGGCCAAGGTTCTGGCATCGGGGTTGACGGTCCCGGAGCTCGTCTCGACCGCCTGGGGATCGGCCTCTACCTTCCGCGGCTCGGACAAGCGGGGCGGGGCCAACGGTGCCCGGATCCGCCTGAGCCCGCAGAAGGATTGGCCAGCGAACGAGCCCTCCCAGCTCGCCAGGGTGCTCGCGCGGCTCGAGGGGATCCGGGAGGAGTTCAACGCACGAGCCGACGGCGGCAAGAGGGTGTCGATGGCCGACCTGATCGTGCTCGCGGGCTGCGCTGGGGTGGAGCAGGCGGCGAGGAACGGAGGACGCTCGGTGACCGTGCCCTTCGTCCCGGGTCGTACCGATGCTTCGGCGGAGCAGACCGACGTGGAGTCGTTCGCCGTGCTCGAGCCCTGGGCCGACGGCTTTCGGAACTTCCGCAAGGAGGAGTGCAGCGTGCCCGCCGAAGCTCTTCTGGTCGACAAGGCGCAGCTCCTGATGCTCAGCGCACCGGAGATGACGGTGCTCGTTGGCGGCATGCGCGCCATGGATGCCAACGTCGGCCGGAGCCGACACGGGGTCTTCACGGATCGACCGGGGGCGCTCTCCAACGACTTTTTCGTCCATCTGCTCGACATGGGCACCGAGTGGAAGGCCGTGGACGAGCGAGAGGAGCTCTTCGAGGGAAGGGACCGGAAGACCGGGGCGCTCCGGTGGACCGCCACCCGGGTCGACCTGATCTTCGGCTCCAACTCGGAGCTGCGCGCGCTGGCCGAGGTTTACGGGAGTGCCGATGCGCAAGGGAAGTTCGTGGAGGACTTCATCGCCGCCTGGAACAAGGTGATGAACCTCGACCGCTTCGACCTGGCGCGGGCTTGA
- a CDS encoding LysR family transcriptional regulator, with protein MSSSVDTIPDSHGRDGRGPGAGSGGEASDLPDLQPSHLVTFALVAELGSVSLAARRLHVVQAAVSAQLRRLREAVGDPLCHFEQGHVHLTPAGEELRKHALRVAEGVAAAREFAWRLQKRIEGRLRIALTVTIGSYYLPCPLVAFQDRYPGIRVEIETGSSREIVGRAEDFDLVFVEEPLEGRPPPDYVRKPWIEEEILLVTPRESRLARDFPKGVALGHLPGEKVLWREADSGVRRAVERAFSALRIAPPGHVELPSAQGVIEAARAGLGIGFIATSVLPEEDPGLAALRINPPEGLWWSLAILAPPLAQRSAGAAAFLALLEQSPGRMVRGGIPAPKGG; from the coding sequence ATGTCATCTTCCGTGGACACCATCCCCGATTCGCATGGCCGGGACGGGCGCGGCCCGGGCGCGGGCTCCGGTGGGGAAGCCTCCGACCTCCCCGATCTCCAACCGAGCCACCTCGTGACCTTCGCGCTGGTGGCCGAGCTCGGCAGCGTAAGCCTGGCCGCCCGGCGCCTCCATGTCGTTCAAGCGGCGGTCTCGGCACAGCTGCGCCGCCTGCGGGAGGCGGTCGGAGATCCCCTCTGCCATTTCGAGCAGGGCCATGTCCATCTCACCCCCGCTGGGGAGGAGCTCCGGAAGCATGCCCTCCGCGTGGCCGAAGGGGTCGCCGCCGCCCGAGAATTCGCCTGGAGGCTGCAAAAGCGGATCGAAGGCCGGCTCCGGATCGCCCTGACCGTCACGATCGGGAGCTACTACCTCCCCTGCCCTTTGGTCGCTTTTCAGGATCGCTATCCGGGCATCCGGGTCGAGATCGAGACCGGATCCTCCCGAGAGATCGTCGGGCGTGCAGAGGATTTTGACCTCGTCTTCGTCGAGGAGCCGCTGGAGGGGCGCCCTCCGCCCGATTACGTCCGCAAGCCTTGGATCGAGGAAGAGATTCTGCTCGTGACCCCTCGGGAGAGCCGCCTCGCGCGCGACTTTCCCAAGGGGGTGGCGCTCGGTCACCTGCCAGGGGAGAAGGTTCTCTGGCGGGAAGCCGATTCCGGTGTCCGCCGAGCGGTCGAGAGAGCCTTCAGCGCGCTGCGGATCGCGCCTCCGGGCCATGTCGAGCTGCCGAGTGCTCAGGGAGTCATCGAGGCCGCCCGGGCCGGGCTCGGGATCGGCTTCATTGCGACCAGCGTGCTGCCGGAGGAGGATCCCGGGCTAGCCGCGCTGCGGATCAACCCTCCCGAGGGGCTCTGGTGGAGCCTCGCCATCCTCGCCCCCCCTCTGGCGCAACGCTCCGCCGGCGCCGCCGCGTTCCTGGCCCTGCTCGAGCAAAGCCCCGGCAGGATGGTCCGCGGCGGCATCCCGGCTCCGAAAGGCGGCTAG
- a CDS encoding NAD-dependent formate dehydrogenase, protein MKILCVLYDDPVKGYPPSYARDSIPVIERYPDGQTVPNPERIDFRPGELLGSVSGELGLRRFLEERGHTLVVISDKEGPKSRFEQELPDSDVVISQPFWPAYLTRERIAKAPKLKLAITAGIGSDHVDLKAATERNITVAEVTYCNSISVAEHVVMMILSLVRNYLPSHDWARRGGWNIADCVERAYDLEGMQVGTVAAGRIGLAVLRRLKPFDVGLHYTDRHRLPSEVEAELGLTYHPDSASMVPHCDVVTINCPLHPETEHLFNEALLAKMKRGTYLVNTARAKICDRDAIVRALESGQLAGYAGDVWFPQPAPKDHPWRTMPHEGMTPHISGTTLSAQARYAAGVREILECWFAGKPIRKEYLIVEGGRLAGVGAHSYSV, encoded by the coding sequence ATGAAGATCCTGTGCGTTCTCTACGATGATCCGGTGAAGGGATATCCCCCTTCCTATGCCCGGGATTCGATCCCGGTGATCGAGCGCTACCCGGATGGGCAGACGGTCCCCAATCCCGAGCGAATCGACTTTCGGCCCGGCGAGCTCCTGGGCAGCGTTTCCGGGGAGCTGGGCCTGCGGCGCTTTCTCGAGGAGCGGGGACACACCCTCGTCGTGATCTCCGACAAGGAAGGTCCGAAGTCGCGCTTCGAGCAGGAGCTGCCGGATAGCGACGTGGTGATTTCGCAGCCCTTCTGGCCGGCCTACCTGACCCGCGAGCGGATCGCCAAGGCGCCGAAGCTCAAGCTGGCGATCACCGCCGGCATCGGATCGGATCATGTCGACCTGAAAGCGGCGACCGAGCGGAACATCACGGTGGCGGAGGTGACCTACTGCAACAGCATCAGCGTGGCCGAGCATGTGGTCATGATGATCCTCTCCCTCGTCCGAAACTATCTCCCCTCCCATGACTGGGCGCGGCGGGGAGGGTGGAACATCGCCGACTGCGTGGAGCGGGCCTACGACCTCGAAGGGATGCAAGTAGGAACCGTGGCGGCGGGCCGGATCGGCCTTGCCGTCTTGCGGCGGCTCAAGCCGTTCGATGTCGGCCTCCATTACACCGATCGGCATCGCCTGCCTTCGGAGGTCGAGGCGGAGCTGGGCCTCACCTACCATCCCGACTCGGCCTCGATGGTCCCGCACTGCGATGTCGTCACGATCAACTGTCCCCTCCATCCCGAGACCGAGCATCTCTTCAATGAGGCGCTCTTGGCCAAGATGAAGCGGGGTACTTACCTGGTGAACACGGCCCGCGCGAAGATCTGTGACCGGGACGCGATCGTCCGGGCCCTGGAAAGTGGCCAGCTCGCCGGCTATGCCGGGGATGTCTGGTTCCCGCAGCCGGCTCCCAAGGATCATCCCTGGAGGACGATGCCCCATGAGGGGATGACTCCCCACATCTCGGGAACGACCCTCTCGGCCCAGGCGCGCTATGCGGCGGGAGTCCGGGAGATCCTCGAGTGCTGGTTCGCGGGCAAGCCGATCCGCAAGGAGTACTTGATCGTCGAAGGGGGCAGGCTGGCCGGCGTGGGTGCCCACTCGTACAGCGTCTAG
- a CDS encoding RloB family protein has product MGSKRRSFRPPQGKRRYRKLYVIATEGAKTEPDYFSLALFRNRQLEYYLKLLPPGRRSSPAQVLERMSNHLRKEALQDSDEAWLVVDHDQRSDEELAPLFQWTKEACHYCVALSNPNFEYWLLLHFEDGEAKDCLRRLKKHLPGYDKGIRASAFSEEQIRDAVNRAKKRNSPPCTDWPRIPGSTVYLLVEKLLPPLAT; this is encoded by the coding sequence ATGGGCTCTAAGAGGCGCAGCTTCCGCCCACCCCAGGGAAAACGGCGCTACCGCAAGCTTTATGTCATTGCCACGGAAGGGGCCAAGACCGAGCCGGACTATTTCTCCCTCGCCCTCTTTAGGAATCGGCAACTGGAGTATTATCTGAAGCTGCTCCCACCCGGTCGCCGAAGCTCGCCAGCTCAGGTGCTGGAGCGGATGAGCAATCATCTACGGAAAGAAGCATTGCAGGACTCCGACGAAGCGTGGCTGGTGGTCGATCACGATCAGCGGAGCGATGAAGAGTTGGCTCCGCTGTTTCAATGGACCAAAGAGGCTTGTCATTACTGTGTCGCCCTCAGCAATCCCAACTTTGAGTATTGGCTCCTGCTCCACTTCGAGGACGGAGAGGCTAAGGATTGCCTGCGGCGACTAAAAAAGCATCTTCCCGGCTACGACAAAGGAATCCGCGCCTCGGCGTTCAGCGAAGAACAAATCCGCGACGCGGTCAACCGGGCGAAGAAGCGGAATTCTCCGCCCTGCACAGACTGGCCCCGGATCCCTGGCTCAACCGTCTACCTGCTCGTCGAAAAGCTCCTGCCGCCCCTTGCCACATAA